One window from the genome of Podospora pseudocomata strain CBS 415.72m chromosome 6, whole genome shotgun sequence encodes:
- a CDS encoding hypothetical protein (EggNog:ENOG503P36B) → MATMRLNNSLDLAARLWLMFGFGMEREGGFAWDGDKTLYEAVMAIISPLTPQDRYFIKLGNAHSLDNPQQDPSIAIKRMAKYLGILEKPSSESQPGQPNARVFADTFSPQHMMRLTSFHIFRKKTSHQATFFITQLAETNVAIRTGGQHPYRELAEETLKTLGLLMPVENLDTASWFDEQRDGGGVSRQVDSFRIWQARLLTLEDTYNRASPQTILGFWRDRRNLREWWTFWIALLGLVLVLIGFLVATGSLAVGIVSVLEAKEANRYVSIESVENEKAASSESSAGCCCLATTLDTSVSFDVLGTSDEGLAVVQPTDISNLLRRAWPTKQLAQHPLQ, encoded by the exons ATGGCCACAAT GCGCCTTAACAACTCTTTAGATCTGGCCGCACGCCTATGGCTCATGTTCGGTTTTGGAATGGAGAGGGAAGGTGGCTTTGCGTGGGATGGAGATAAGACACTGTACGAGGCTGTGATGGCTATCATATCGCCCTTGACGCCACAAGACCGATACTTCATCAAACTCGGCAACGCCCATAGTCTTGACAACCCTCAACAGGATCCTTCAATAGCTATTAAGAGGATGGCCAAATATCTTGGAATTCTTGAAAAACCCTCATCGGAAAGTCAACCCGGCCAGCCAAATGCGCGTGTCTTTGCAGACACCTTTTCCCCCCAGCACATGATGAGGCTCACGTCCTTCCACATC TTTcgaaaaaaaacaagccaTCAAGCTACATTTTTCATCACGCAACTTGCTGAGACAAATGTGGCTATACGCACTGGGGGCCAGCACCCATACCGGGAGCTTGCAGAGGAAACCCTCAAGACACTGGGCTTACTCATGCCCGTCGAGAACCTCGACACAGCCTCGTGGTTCGATGAACAgcgagatgggggaggtg TGTCAAGGCAGGTTGACAGCTTTCGCATCTGGCAGGCCCGACTCTTGACGCTTGAAGACACCTACAATCGTGCGTCTCCCCAGACCATCCTGGGTTTTTGGCGAGACCGACGGAACCTTCGCGAATGGTGGACCTTTTGGATCGCACTCCTtgggcttgttcttgttttGATTGGCTTTCTCGTCGCCACAGGCTCGCTTGCGGTTGGTATAGTCTCCGTgctggaggccaaggaggctaACAGATATGTCAGCATTGAAAGTGTTGAAAATGAGAAAGCTGCCTCTTCGGAGTCTTCGgcaggctgttgttgtttggccACGACGTTGGACACCAGTGTGTCATTTGATGTATTGGGCACTTCTGACGAGGGTCTTGCTGTTGTTCAACCAACCGATATCTCCAATCTCTTGAGACGCGCGTGGCCAACGAAGCAACTGGCCCAGCATCCGCTACAataa